A window of the Psychrilyobacter piezotolerans genome harbors these coding sequences:
- the ilvD gene encoding dihydroxy-acid dehydratase: protein MRSDELKKGSQRAPHRSLLKALGLIDEEIKRPIIGIAGSYNEIVPGHMHLDKIIDAVKTGVRLAGGVPLEFSTIAVCDGLAMNHNGMSFSLPSREIIADSAEISATAMPFDAMVFIPNCDKVVPGMLMAAARLNIPSIFISGGPMLAGVFKGKKIGLSNVFEYVGGYENGTMTCDDLAEAENAACPTCGSCSGMYTANTMNCLTEALGMALSGNGTIPAVFSERIRLAKTAGMQVLKLLEADLKPKDIMTKDAFYNAIAVDMALGGSTNSSLHLPAIANECGIELTLKEFDDVSKEVLQICKLSPSGEHFIEDLQMAGGVSAVMNVLHENNCLKEAPTVMLKPQLEVAKMSRVLDNDVIRSFENAYYKNGGLATLYGNLAADGAIVKAGAVDKTMTKHSGPARVFENEEDSVKAILGGQIKKGDVIVIRYEGPKGGPGMREMLAPTATLAGMGLDKYCALITDGRFSGASRGAAIGHISPEAATGGLIGLVKEGDLIEIDIPNRSISLKVSDSEIEKRKATFKPLVKQVESSYLRRYQQVVSSASKGAVLLKNY from the coding sequence ATGAGAAGTGATGAATTAAAAAAAGGGAGCCAGAGAGCTCCCCATAGATCTCTTTTAAAAGCTTTAGGGCTTATAGATGAGGAAATTAAAAGACCAATTATAGGAATAGCCGGTTCCTATAATGAAATAGTTCCAGGACATATGCATCTGGATAAAATTATCGATGCTGTCAAAACCGGTGTTAGATTAGCCGGCGGGGTTCCTCTGGAGTTCAGCACCATTGCTGTTTGTGACGGCCTGGCTATGAACCATAATGGGATGAGTTTTTCCCTTCCCAGCAGGGAAATCATAGCCGACTCTGCCGAAATAAGTGCTACTGCAATGCCCTTTGATGCTATGGTATTCATTCCAAACTGTGACAAAGTGGTCCCTGGAATGCTCATGGCGGCGGCAAGATTAAATATTCCATCTATTTTTATCAGTGGAGGACCTATGCTGGCCGGTGTATTTAAAGGTAAAAAAATCGGCTTAAGCAACGTCTTTGAATATGTCGGTGGATATGAAAATGGGACTATGACCTGCGATGACCTGGCAGAAGCTGAAAATGCCGCCTGTCCAACATGTGGTTCTTGTTCCGGGATGTATACTGCTAACACCATGAATTGTCTTACAGAAGCTCTTGGAATGGCGTTATCTGGTAACGGAACCATCCCGGCTGTATTTTCAGAAAGAATCAGACTGGCCAAAACTGCCGGGATGCAGGTTTTAAAATTATTAGAAGCAGATTTAAAACCTAAAGATATCATGACAAAGGATGCTTTTTATAACGCTATAGCTGTTGATATGGCATTGGGGGGGTCTACAAACTCAAGTTTACACCTTCCTGCTATTGCCAATGAATGTGGAATAGAACTAACTTTAAAAGAATTTGATGATGTTTCAAAGGAAGTTTTACAGATATGTAAATTATCTCCCTCAGGGGAACATTTTATAGAGGACCTGCAGATGGCAGGAGGAGTTTCAGCAGTTATGAATGTTTTACATGAAAATAACTGTTTGAAGGAAGCTCCTACTGTAATGTTAAAACCCCAGCTGGAAGTTGCTAAGATGAGCAGGGTATTAGACAACGATGTCATTCGAAGTTTTGAAAATGCCTATTATAAAAATGGCGGATTAGCCACTCTATACGGGAATTTAGCGGCAGATGGAGCCATTGTTAAAGCCGGGGCAGTAGATAAAACAATGACTAAACATTCTGGACCTGCCAGAGTCTTTGAAAACGAAGAGGACTCGGTAAAAGCTATCTTAGGAGGTCAGATAAAAAAAGGCGATGTAATTGTCATAAGATATGAAGGTCCAAAGGGAGGACCGGGGATGAGGGAGATGTTAGCTCCTACTGCCACGTTAGCTGGAATGGGACTGGATAAATATTGTGCTCTTATCACAGACGGCAGATTTTCCGGAGCCAGTCGTGGAGCAGCAATTGGTCATATATCTCCAGAAGCAGCCACCGGCGGACTTATCGGTCTTGTAAAAGAGGGAGATCTTATAGAGATCGATATTCCCAATAGATCTATCTCTTTAAAAGTCAGTGACAGTGAGATAGAAAAAAGAAAAGCCACCTTTAAGCCCCTGGTAAAACAGGTAGAAAGCAGCTACCTCAGAAGATACCAGCAGGTTGTCAGTTCAGCCAGTAAGGGAGCTGTCCTTTTAAAAAATTATTAA
- a CDS encoding branched-chain amino acid transaminase, giving the protein MINTKKIWMNGEMIDHDNAKVHVLSHVMHYGSSFFEGIRAYKTEEGTAVFRLDEHIDRLYNSCKIYRTEIPYSKEEVKQAIFDTILINGIKTAYIRPLVYRGYESLGVNPSNCPVETMIAAWEWGAYLGEEALTKGVDVCVSSWRRLAPNTMPTAAKAGGNYLSSQLIKMEALENGYDEGIALDYSGNVSEGSGENLFLVSGGKIYSPQSGSSALIGITRDSVITIARDLGYEVVEETISRESLYTADEMFFSGTAAEITPIATVDKIKIGSGKRGPITEKIQKAFFEMTEGKNPKYNSWLTYVKMTEEKNPKYNSWSTYAR; this is encoded by the coding sequence ATGATAAATACTAAAAAAATATGGATGAATGGTGAGATGATCGATCATGACAATGCTAAGGTTCACGTTTTATCCCATGTAATGCATTATGGATCCAGCTTTTTTGAAGGGATCAGAGCTTATAAAACAGAGGAAGGAACAGCTGTATTCAGGTTAGACGAACATATCGACAGATTATATAACTCTTGTAAAATATATAGAACTGAGATCCCATATTCTAAAGAGGAGGTAAAACAAGCCATATTCGATACTATCCTGATCAATGGTATCAAAACTGCCTATATCAGACCCCTTGTATACAGGGGATATGAATCTTTAGGAGTAAATCCATCTAATTGTCCGGTTGAAACTATGATAGCCGCCTGGGAATGGGGAGCATATCTGGGGGAAGAAGCTTTAACTAAAGGAGTTGACGTCTGTGTCTCTTCCTGGAGACGGTTAGCACCAAATACAATGCCTACAGCTGCCAAGGCCGGGGGAAACTACTTGAGTTCCCAGCTTATCAAGATGGAGGCACTTGAAAATGGCTATGATGAAGGTATTGCCCTGGACTATTCCGGAAATGTCAGTGAGGGGAGCGGAGAAAATTTATTTTTAGTTTCGGGTGGGAAGATCTATTCTCCCCAATCAGGATCCTCAGCCCTTATTGGTATTACCCGGGATTCGGTAATTACAATAGCCCGTGACCTGGGTTATGAAGTTGTTGAAGAAACAATTTCCAGGGAATCCCTATATACGGCCGACGAGATGTTTTTTTCCGGAACTGCTGCTGAGATCACACCAATAGCCACTGTTGACAAGATTAAAATTGGAAGCGGTAAAAGAGGTCCCATTACAGAGAAAATACAAAAAGCCTTCTTTGAGATGACTGAAGGGAAAAATCCCAAGTATAATTCTTGGTTAACTTATGTAAAGATGACCGAAGAGAAAAATCCCAAGTATAACTCTTGGTCAACTTATGCAAGATAG
- the guaB gene encoding IMP dehydrogenase, translated as MLNGKIIKEAITFDDVLLVPQKSEVLPHEVSLKTNLTKKITLNIPFLSAAMDTVTESKMAISMAREGGLGFIHKNMSIEDQAAEIDKVKRNESGMITNPIILHRNSILADADKIMATYRVSGLPIVEDDGTLVGIITNRDLKYRKDLSQKVEEIMTSENLITASIGTTLEEAKEILLENRIEKLPIVDENNKLMGLITIKDIDNLEEYPNACKDSKGRLRVGGAVGIGADTMERVSALVEAGVDIITVDSAHGHSQGVLNMIKNISAEFPELDIIGGNIVTAQAAIDLVEAGATAVKVGVGPGSICTTRVVAGVGVPQLTAVNDVYEVCKNLEVGVIADGGIKLSGDIVKALAAGADCVMVGGLLAGTEEAPGEEVIYNGRKFKVYVGMGSMAAMKRGSGDRYFQGKAKKLVPEGIEGRVAYKGALSDVIFQLCGGIRAGMGYCGTPTIEVLKRDGKFVKITGSGLKESHPHDINITKEAPNYTT; from the coding sequence ATGTTAAACGGAAAAATAATCAAAGAAGCAATTACATTTGACGATGTATTATTAGTGCCACAAAAATCAGAGGTCTTACCCCACGAGGTATCATTAAAAACAAATTTAACTAAAAAAATCACCCTAAATATTCCATTTTTAAGTGCTGCTATGGATACTGTTACAGAATCTAAGATGGCAATCTCCATGGCACGTGAAGGGGGCTTAGGATTTATCCATAAAAATATGTCCATCGAAGACCAGGCTGCTGAGATAGATAAGGTTAAGAGAAATGAGTCCGGGATGATTACAAACCCTATCATCTTACATAGGAACTCTATCTTAGCTGATGCAGATAAGATTATGGCTACCTACAGAGTTTCCGGGTTGCCAATTGTAGAAGACGACGGAACATTGGTAGGAATAATCACAAATAGAGATTTAAAATACAGGAAAGATCTGAGCCAGAAAGTAGAGGAGATCATGACCTCTGAAAATCTTATTACAGCATCTATTGGAACTACTCTAGAGGAAGCTAAGGAAATTTTACTTGAAAACAGAATTGAAAAATTACCTATCGTAGATGAAAACAATAAATTAATGGGACTTATCACTATAAAAGATATCGATAATTTAGAGGAATACCCCAATGCCTGCAAGGATTCTAAGGGAAGACTAAGAGTCGGAGGAGCTGTTGGAATTGGAGCCGATACCATGGAAAGGGTAAGTGCATTGGTAGAAGCTGGGGTGGATATTATCACTGTAGACTCAGCCCATGGTCATTCCCAGGGTGTTCTTAATATGATAAAAAATATCAGCGCTGAATTCCCAGAATTAGATATCATCGGGGGGAATATCGTAACTGCCCAGGCTGCCATTGATCTGGTAGAAGCTGGAGCTACTGCTGTAAAGGTAGGAGTAGGACCTGGTTCTATCTGTACTACCCGTGTTGTGGCAGGAGTAGGTGTTCCTCAATTAACTGCTGTTAATGATGTATATGAAGTTTGCAAAAACCTGGAAGTAGGAGTTATTGCCGATGGTGGAATAAAGTTATCCGGGGATATTGTTAAAGCTCTGGCTGCTGGTGCAGACTGTGTAATGGTAGGAGGACTTCTTGCCGGTACCGAAGAAGCTCCTGGAGAAGAAGTTATATACAATGGTAGAAAATTTAAGGTATATGTAGGTATGGGATCTATGGCTGCTATGAAAAGGGGATCTGGAGACAGATATTTCCAAGGGAAGGCTAAAAAATTAGTACCTGAAGGGATCGAAGGAAGGGTAGCTTATAAGGGAGCATTATCCGATGTTATCTTCCAACTTTGTGGTGGAATCAGAGCTGGTATGGGATATTGCGGTACTCCTACAATAGAAGTTTTAAAAAGAGATGGAAAGTTTGTAAAGATCACAGGGTCGGGACTTAAAGAATCTCATCCACACGATATAAATATTACAAAAGAAGCTCCTAACTATACAACATAG
- a CDS encoding YfcC family protein, with product MTTKKKLQFPTAYTILFIVAALVAILTWIMPAGKYDSLAYNSHENVFAVTTATGETTNYPPTQETLDNFDIKAKLDKFIGGDIWKPIGIPGTYTKLKSNPQGIKQLFQSPINGMYGGVDIIFFILIIGGFIGVVNHTGAFDSGISHLAKTLNGKEKWLIIIITSLIALGGTSFGLAEETIAFYPILVPVFLAVGYDAMVAVAAIYVGSSIGTMASTVNPFATIMASNAAGINWTSGIIGRGVMLVAGTTICIMYIIRYAEKVKKDPSKSLIFSQKTEIEERFLHSDTDKEAKAFDVRTKLILSIFALSFIVMIYGVSKLDWWFLEMTTLFFVASIVVAVIEKIDEKIYVAEFLNGARDLLGVALIVGIARGVTMIMDNGLISDTMLYYTSNIVAGMDKGLFINVMMILFAGLSFFVPSSSGLAVLSMPIMAPLADVVGIPRESIVSAYQYGMGMMAFITPTGLVLASLMMVNVTLDKWFKFIMPLLGILLVFTSGLLLVGVYF from the coding sequence ATGACAACAAAGAAAAAACTTCAATTTCCAACAGCTTATACCATACTTTTTATTGTGGCTGCCTTAGTAGCTATCCTAACTTGGATCATGCCGGCAGGTAAATATGATTCACTGGCTTACAACAGCCATGAAAATGTATTTGCAGTTACCACAGCCACTGGTGAGACAACTAACTATCCACCAACTCAAGAAACTCTGGATAATTTTGATATCAAAGCTAAACTTGATAAATTTATAGGAGGTGACATTTGGAAACCTATAGGAATCCCGGGAACTTATACTAAATTAAAATCTAATCCACAGGGAATAAAACAGTTATTCCAATCTCCTATAAACGGGATGTATGGAGGAGTAGATATCATCTTCTTTATCCTAATAATCGGTGGATTCATAGGTGTAGTTAATCATACTGGTGCATTTGATTCAGGAATTTCCCACCTTGCCAAGACGTTAAACGGGAAGGAAAAATGGCTTATCATAATCATCACTTCACTCATTGCTTTAGGTGGAACATCTTTTGGGTTAGCTGAAGAAACTATTGCATTTTATCCCATTCTGGTACCTGTATTTTTGGCAGTAGGTTATGATGCTATGGTAGCAGTAGCTGCAATCTATGTCGGATCATCTATCGGTACTATGGCTTCTACCGTAAACCCATTTGCTACTATTATGGCTTCTAATGCTGCCGGTATTAACTGGACATCTGGAATAATTGGAAGAGGAGTTATGCTTGTAGCCGGAACAACTATTTGCATAATGTACATCATCAGATATGCCGAAAAAGTAAAAAAAGACCCCAGTAAATCTCTTATTTTTTCACAAAAAACTGAGATAGAGGAAAGATTTTTACACTCCGATACAGATAAAGAAGCTAAAGCTTTTGATGTCAGAACTAAATTAATCCTATCTATATTTGCACTCTCATTTATAGTTATGATCTACGGTGTTTCAAAACTTGACTGGTGGTTCTTAGAGATGACTACTTTGTTCTTTGTAGCTTCTATAGTTGTAGCTGTCATAGAAAAAATAGATGAAAAAATTTATGTCGCTGAATTTTTAAATGGTGCCAGAGATCTTTTAGGAGTGGCTCTGATCGTTGGTATTGCCAGAGGAGTTACAATGATTATGGATAACGGATTAATCAGTGACACTATGCTCTATTACACTTCAAATATAGTTGCAGGTATGGATAAGGGTTTATTTATCAATGTTATGATGATCTTGTTTGCCGGACTTTCATTCTTTGTTCCATCATCTTCTGGGTTGGCTGTATTATCTATGCCTATCATGGCTCCCCTTGCAGACGTTGTTGGTATTCCTCGTGAGTCAATTGTCAGTGCTTACCAATACGGTATGGGAATGATGGCATTTATCACTCCTACAGGTCTTGTTTTAGCCTCTTTGATGATGGTAAATGTAACTTTAGATAAGTGGTTTAAATTTATTATGCCTCTATTAGGAATTTTATTAGTATTTACTTCCGGATTACTTCTTGTAGGAGTTTATTTCTAA
- a CDS encoding ParB/RepB/Spo0J family partition protein, whose amino-acid sequence MSRLGNNPLLNRGPKKETIDLPKEKIVKQYGRMVHMRPELLDQVDFEDLTFINRLSMDDSELNELKESISAIGLLNIIYLQEKEEGTFRIISGLRRSSAIKELYTEEVEVKAKDRVVIFDKNTPYSLLDTISIDENLKRKNLTLLEQSYKFNKEAARKDKSIEDIITGYNISKKTYYRIKNAINYPIEIREIIEILGADKAELLNKVVNKLRSEKTTSDIVKEYKDFNRDELRDLLKNLNLSEKPKKISIKYTAKGFNFSVKKKVPSEVKDYFEKIKEMMEKEDYTFIK is encoded by the coding sequence ATGAGTAGATTAGGAAATAATCCTTTACTTAACAGGGGGCCGAAAAAAGAAACAATAGACCTTCCAAAGGAAAAAATAGTAAAACAATATGGAAGGATGGTTCATATGCGTCCTGAACTCCTGGACCAGGTTGATTTTGAAGACCTAACCTTTATAAACAGACTTTCCATGGATGATTCGGAATTAAATGAACTCAAAGAAAGTATTAGTGCTATAGGACTCTTAAATATAATATATCTTCAGGAGAAGGAAGAGGGAACATTTAGAATCATCAGTGGTCTTCGAAGATCCAGTGCCATAAAGGAACTCTACACAGAAGAAGTAGAAGTTAAAGCCAAGGACAGGGTAGTAATATTTGATAAAAATACTCCATACAGCCTTTTAGACACTATCTCTATCGATGAAAATTTAAAGAGAAAAAATTTAACTTTACTGGAGCAATCCTATAAATTTAACAAGGAAGCTGCCAGAAAAGATAAATCTATTGAAGATATAATCACCGGATATAATATCAGTAAAAAAACATATTACAGGATAAAAAATGCTATCAACTATCCCATAGAAATCAGGGAAATCATAGAAATTTTAGGAGCAGATAAGGCTGAACTATTAAATAAAGTTGTCAATAAGCTGAGATCTGAAAAGACTACATCTGATATTGTAAAAGAATATAAGGATTTTAACAGGGATGAATTGAGGGATCTATTAAAAAACCTAAATTTATCGGAAAAACCCAAAAAAATATCTATAAAATACACTGCCAAAGGATTTAATTTTTCTGTAAAGAAAAAAGTTCCTTCAGAAGTTAAGGATTATTTTGAAAAAATTAAAGAGATGATGGAAAAAGAAGACTATACATTTATAAAATAA
- a CDS encoding ParA family protein produces MKIISILNQKGGVAKTTSTQNIAAGLHGLGKKVLAIDFDPQGNLTSGFGLDKRNLDYTVYDLLKAKSFGTSKLNFGDIVVETSFADILPTNIKMSKVNLELGGVPGKESLLKEILKDVYGYDYVLIDCPPSLDTLTFNALMASHEVYIPVQTEFYALEGIVELMDTIDIVTHRMNDDLRIGGIFATMVDSRSKLHVEVIGQLKEFFGENMFKTLIRRNIKVAEASSHGLSIFDYAPRSNGAKDYKGLCVEIIEREES; encoded by the coding sequence ATGAAGATAATTTCAATTTTAAATCAAAAAGGTGGGGTAGCTAAGACTACGTCTACTCAAAACATAGCCGCAGGTTTGCATGGTCTGGGAAAAAAAGTTTTAGCTATCGACTTTGACCCCCAGGGAAATCTAACCTCTGGTTTTGGTCTGGACAAAAGAAATCTAGACTATACAGTATATGACCTCCTAAAGGCCAAGTCTTTTGGAACAAGTAAATTAAATTTTGGTGATATAGTTGTAGAAACTTCATTTGCCGATATCCTTCCAACTAATATAAAGATGTCCAAGGTTAATTTAGAATTAGGGGGAGTTCCAGGGAAGGAGAGTCTGCTAAAGGAGATTTTAAAAGATGTATATGGATATGACTATGTCCTCATTGACTGTCCTCCTAGTTTAGATACCCTTACATTCAACGCCCTTATGGCTTCCCACGAGGTATATATCCCGGTTCAGACAGAATTTTATGCCTTAGAAGGAATTGTAGAACTCATGGATACTATAGATATCGTTACTCATAGGATGAACGATGACCTTAGGATCGGCGGGATCTTTGCTACCATGGTAGATTCCAGATCTAAACTTCATGTAGAAGTTATCGGGCAGTTAAAGGAATTCTTCGGAGAGAATATGTTTAAAACTTTAATCAGAAGAAATATAAAAGTAGCAGAAGCATCTTCCCATGGACTCAGTATCTTTGATTATGCTCCCAGAAGTAATGGAGCCAAAGATTATAAGGGTCTTTGTGTTGAAATAATTGAAAGGGAGGAGAGTTAA
- the guaA gene encoding glutamine-hydrolyzing GMP synthase encodes MKQNSIVILDFGSQYNQLIARRVREMGVYAEVVPYFEDLEKIKARNPKGIILSGGPASVYLEGAPTVDKAMFDLDIPILGICYGMQLTQHLLGGEVAKADKQEFGKAEVIIDDENSPFFYGIEDNTQVWMSHGDHVTKIAPGFEKIAHTASSIATLYNAERNIYNVQFHPEVTHSVDGHQMLRNFVFDVCKCEENWSMGNYIEQTVKEIKETVGDKKVILALSGGVDSSVAAVLIHKAIGDQLSCFFVDTGLMRKNEAEKVMKTYGEHYHMNIECVDAEDRFLNKLKGVSDPETKRKIIGHEFIAIFDEQKQKMKDAEFLAQGTIYPDVIESQSVKGPSATIKSHHNVGGLPEEMDFKLLEPLRELFKDEVRKVGRELGIPDHMIDRHPFPGPGLGIRIIGEVDKEKADILREADDIFISELRAANLYQEVSQAFVVLLPVKSVGVMGDERTYEYTAVLRSADTIDFMTATWSHLPYEFLGRVSNRIINEVKGINRLAYDISSKPPATIEWE; translated from the coding sequence ATGAAACAGAATAGTATAGTTATTTTAGATTTTGGTTCTCAATATAACCAATTGATTGCAAGAAGAGTAAGGGAAATGGGTGTTTATGCCGAGGTCGTTCCTTATTTTGAAGACTTAGAGAAGATAAAAGCTAGAAATCCAAAGGGAATAATCCTGTCTGGAGGACCTGCATCTGTATATTTAGAGGGAGCTCCTACAGTAGATAAAGCCATGTTTGACTTAGATATACCGATCCTTGGAATTTGTTATGGAATGCAGCTTACCCAGCATCTACTTGGCGGGGAAGTAGCCAAGGCCGATAAGCAGGAATTTGGAAAAGCTGAAGTTATAATAGATGATGAAAATTCTCCTTTTTTCTACGGAATAGAAGACAATACCCAGGTATGGATGTCCCATGGAGATCACGTTACCAAGATAGCTCCGGGATTTGAAAAAATAGCTCATACTGCTTCATCTATAGCTACACTGTATAATGCTGAAAGAAATATCTATAATGTGCAGTTTCATCCTGAGGTAACTCATTCGGTAGATGGACATCAAATGCTTAGAAACTTCGTATTCGATGTATGTAAATGTGAAGAAAACTGGTCTATGGGAAATTATATAGAACAGACTGTAAAAGAGATAAAGGAAACTGTAGGAGATAAGAAAGTAATCTTAGCTCTATCTGGCGGGGTAGACTCATCGGTAGCTGCAGTACTTATCCATAAAGCCATTGGAGACCAGCTTAGCTGTTTCTTCGTAGATACAGGTCTTATGAGAAAAAATGAAGCTGAAAAAGTAATGAAAACTTATGGGGAACACTACCATATGAATATAGAGTGTGTAGATGCTGAAGACAGATTCTTAAATAAATTAAAGGGTGTTTCAGATCCTGAAACTAAGAGAAAGATAATCGGACATGAATTTATTGCAATCTTCGATGAACAAAAACAAAAGATGAAAGATGCAGAATTCCTGGCTCAAGGTACTATCTACCCGGATGTTATCGAATCTCAATCTGTAAAGGGACCATCTGCTACTATCAAATCTCATCACAATGTAGGTGGATTACCAGAAGAGATGGATTTCAAATTATTGGAACCGTTAAGAGAATTATTCAAAGATGAGGTAAGAAAAGTTGGAAGAGAATTGGGTATCCCTGATCATATGATCGACAGACATCCATTCCCGGGACCTGGTTTAGGAATCAGAATCATAGGGGAAGTGGATAAGGAAAAGGCTGATATCTTAAGGGAAGCAGATGATATCTTTATCTCGGAATTAAGAGCTGCCAACCTATATCAAGAGGTAAGTCAGGCATTCGTAGTATTATTACCTGTAAAATCTGTAGGAGTAATGGGAGACGAAAGAACCTATGAATATACCGCAGTATTAAGATCAGCAGATACAATAGACTTTATGACTGCTACATGGTCACACCTTCCGTATGAATTCTTAGGAAGAGTATCCAACAGAATCATAAATGAAGTTAAGGGAATCAACAGATTAGCCTATGATATTTCTTCTAAACCACCTGCAACTATAGAGTGGGAGTGA
- a CDS encoding M15 family metallopeptidase — protein sequence MNKISSRSIKNIQGIDPRLSLVVGMVLARGNVDFTLTSGLRTLEDQQKAFKGGYSKCDGVNRKSKHQLGKAIDFIPYPFDNDWNNIKQFKQIGEELKITAKHLGFKYSYGGDWTSFKDYPHFQLD from the coding sequence ATGAATAAAATATCAAGTAGAAGTATAAAAAATATCCAAGGGATAGATCCTAGATTGTCTCTTGTTGTTGGAATGGTTTTAGCTAGGGGTAATGTAGATTTTACCCTTACATCTGGTTTAAGAACTTTAGAAGATCAACAAAAAGCGTTTAAAGGTGGATACTCTAAATGTGATGGTGTAAATCGAAAAAGTAAACATCAACTGGGGAAAGCAATAGATTTTATCCCCTACCCTTTTGACAATGACTGGAATAATATAAAACAATTTAAACAAATTGGAGAAGAATTAAAAATAACAGCTAAACATCTAGGATTTAAATATAGTTATGGAGGAGATTGGACATCTTTTAAAGATTATCCACATTTCCAATTAGATTAG
- a CDS encoding putative phage tail protein yields MINDKLLDNLNKLIKEDKYIIGLCNSIGIELDKVSLLIEKIYKNLFFTSMDEDFGVPLMLNLLRVTLNENLTLEEKQQAIQAKWKAKGNCTEKLLQTVCDSWKNGIIDVDFIDDNLTLNFVGVAGIPSDLESLKAEINKTKPAYLLVNYIFHYLYWDLWDSWDLTWDEFESKDLSWDELEITIFKP; encoded by the coding sequence ATGATAAATGATAAATTACTTGATAATTTGAATAAACTAATAAAAGAGGATAAATATATAATTGGTTTGTGTAATAGTATAGGAATTGAATTAGACAAAGTAAGTCTTTTAATTGAAAAAATATATAAGAATCTTTTTTTTACTTCTATGGATGAAGATTTTGGAGTTCCATTAATGTTGAATTTATTGAGAGTAACATTAAATGAAAATTTAACACTAGAAGAAAAACAACAAGCTATCCAAGCTAAATGGAAAGCAAAAGGTAATTGTACAGAAAAATTATTACAAACTGTTTGTGATAGTTGGAAAAATGGAATAATAGATGTTGATTTTATCGATGATAATTTAACACTTAATTTTGTAGGAGTTGCGGGTATTCCTTCTGATTTAGAAAGTTTAAAAGCAGAAATAAACAAGACTAAACCAGCATATTTATTAGTTAATTATATTTTTCATTATTTATATTGGGATTTATGGGATAGCTGGGATCTAACTTGGGATGAGTTCGAAAGTAAAGATCTATCTTGGGATGAATTAGAAATAACTATATTTAAGCCGTAG